Proteins found in one Hyla sarda isolate aHylSar1 chromosome 7, aHylSar1.hap1, whole genome shotgun sequence genomic segment:
- the LOC130283050 gene encoding EPM2A-interacting protein 1-like, translating to MDSGTPFSSIKYNDAIAKLQKEFDDRFADFKTHTAKFMEVNGNLDELGQFMRELPISFPEISRMLQRIMCLFGSTYLCEKLFSTINFNKSKFRAKITYEHLQAILRVSVASSLKPNVAELCRKRYKQE from the coding sequence ATGGACTCGGGCACACCATTCAGTAGTATTAAGTATAATgatgccattgcaaaactacagaaaGAATTTGATGACAGGTTTGCAGACTTCAAGACACACACAGCTAAGTTCATGGAGGTGAATGGAAATCTAGACGAGCTTGGACAATTTATGAGAGAATTGCCCATCAGCTTTCCTGAGATTTCTAGGATGTTACAGCGGATCATGTGCCTTTTTGGGAGTACCTATCTATGTGAAAAGCTCTTCTCCACCATCAACTTTAATAAGTCAAAGTTCAGGGCCAAAATTACTTATGAGCATCTTCAAGCCATATTGAGGGTCTCGGTTGCTTCCTCACTCAAGCCAAATGTTGCTGAGCTGTGTAGGAAGCGCTACAAGCAGGAG